A single region of the Arthrobacter sp. V1I7 genome encodes:
- a CDS encoding IS256 family transposase, whose protein sequence is MVAPAPADALDEQLVQQLSERARAEGLRLTGEGGLLSRLTKMVVESALEGEMEDHLGYARHDPAGRDGGNSRNGTRSKELLTEAGPVQIAVPRDRDGSFTPELVRKRQRRLSGLDDLVISLSAKGLTYGEICAHLAEVYGAEVSKQTISTITEKVLEGLSAWQSRPLDPVYPVIFIDAVIVKIRDGQVTNRPIYVALAVTCEGTRDILGLWAGEHGDGEGAKYWLRVLSEIKNRGTQDCLIVVCDGLKGLPEAIATVWPQTITQTCIVHLLRNSFRYASKKDWSAIAKDLKPVYTAASESDALDRFVEFSEKWEKRYPAIIRLWTNAWAEFVPFLQFDREIRTIICTTNAIESINARIRRAVNARGHFPTEQAALKCVYLAVMSLDPTGTGRQRWSNRWKAALNAFEVTFDGRLSAGKK, encoded by the coding sequence ATGGTTGCGCCGGCTCCGGCGGACGCGCTGGATGAGCAGTTGGTGCAGCAGCTGAGTGAGCGGGCGCGTGCGGAAGGCCTGCGGCTGACCGGTGAGGGCGGGCTGCTGTCCCGGCTGACGAAGATGGTCGTGGAATCGGCGCTGGAGGGCGAGATGGAGGACCATCTGGGCTACGCCCGGCACGATCCGGCTGGCAGGGACGGCGGGAACTCGCGGAACGGCACCCGGTCCAAGGAGCTGTTGACCGAGGCCGGTCCGGTGCAGATCGCGGTGCCGCGGGATCGGGACGGCTCGTTCACCCCGGAGCTGGTCAGGAAGCGGCAGCGCCGCCTGTCCGGGCTCGATGACCTGGTCATCTCGCTGTCCGCCAAGGGACTCACGTACGGGGAGATCTGCGCCCACCTGGCCGAGGTCTACGGCGCGGAGGTCTCCAAGCAGACGATCTCCACCATCACGGAGAAGGTCTTGGAGGGTTTGTCGGCCTGGCAGAGCCGACCGCTGGATCCGGTCTATCCGGTGATCTTCATCGACGCGGTGATCGTGAAGATCCGCGACGGGCAGGTCACGAACCGGCCGATCTACGTGGCGCTGGCGGTGACCTGCGAGGGCACCCGTGACATTCTTGGGCTCTGGGCGGGCGAGCACGGTGACGGGGAGGGGGCGAAGTACTGGCTGCGGGTCCTGTCCGAGATCAAGAACCGCGGCACCCAGGACTGCCTGATTGTGGTCTGTGACGGGCTCAAGGGCCTGCCCGAGGCCATCGCCACCGTCTGGCCGCAGACGATCACCCAGACCTGCATTGTTCACCTTTTGCGCAACTCGTTCCGCTACGCGTCGAAGAAGGACTGGTCCGCGATCGCGAAGGACCTCAAGCCCGTCTACACGGCGGCGTCGGAATCCGATGCCCTGGACCGGTTCGTGGAGTTCAGCGAGAAGTGGGAGAAGCGCTACCCGGCGATCATCCGGCTGTGGACCAACGCCTGGGCCGAGTTCGTGCCCTTCCTGCAGTTCGACCGCGAGATCCGCACGATCATCTGCACGACCAACGCCATAGAGAGCATCAACGCGCGCATCCGGCGAGCCGTGAATGCCCGCGGACACTTCCCCACGGAGCAGGCCGCGCTCAAATGCGTCTATCTGGCGGTCATGAGTCTGGACCCCACCGGGACGGGCCGACAACGCTGGTCCAACCGCTGGAAGGCTGCGCTCAATGCCTTCGAAGTCACCTTCGACGGACGCCTGTCCGCCGGCAAGAAATAA
- a CDS encoding IS110 family transposase: MPHARADVDAAGRVAGVDTHTDTHTLAILTENGAVVSTATFTADSRGYAALIDAVASAGPVRGIGVEGTNSYGAGLTRALQSAGHTVLEVLRPTRQVRRMNGKSDPVDAVEAARTVLSGRGISIPKDTNTAAESIRFLLGARKRFVSSMTSISNAIKGLLITAPEPVRARYRDLDTDALLRRLASSRPGSDLAGPEDAAGLALKTMACAHQELSDRVAGIETQLHELVQAHHPALLDVYGVGTLVAAQLVVTAGGNPERIRNEASFAALCGAAPIPASSGRTTRHRLNRGGDRQGNAALHRIALVRMRHDPKTRAYVERRTQDGKSKKEIIRCLKRAIVREIYRILTSPAVRTVQADLRAIRTKKNITLSQVAVALSTWPARISDIERKARPLPELADRYRNWLATA, encoded by the coding sequence ATGCCACACGCGAGAGCGGATGTCGACGCGGCCGGACGCGTCGCCGGGGTCGACACCCACACCGACACTCACACCCTTGCCATTCTCACCGAGAACGGCGCGGTGGTCTCCACCGCGACGTTCACGGCGGACAGCCGTGGCTATGCCGCGCTCATCGATGCCGTAGCCTCAGCCGGCCCCGTCCGGGGGATCGGTGTCGAGGGCACCAACTCCTACGGCGCCGGCCTGACCCGGGCCCTTCAGTCCGCCGGACACACCGTGCTGGAAGTCCTGCGCCCTACCCGGCAGGTGCGCCGGATGAATGGGAAATCAGATCCTGTCGACGCAGTCGAAGCTGCCCGTACGGTGCTTTCCGGCCGTGGCATCTCCATCCCGAAAGACACCAACACCGCCGCTGAATCCATCCGATTCCTGCTCGGCGCGCGGAAACGGTTCGTCTCCTCCATGACCTCGATCTCCAACGCCATTAAAGGGCTGCTGATCACCGCTCCAGAACCGGTCCGCGCCAGATACCGGGACCTGGACACGGACGCGCTGCTGCGCCGTCTGGCCAGTAGTCGTCCTGGATCCGATCTGGCCGGCCCTGAAGACGCCGCCGGGCTGGCCCTGAAGACGATGGCTTGCGCCCACCAGGAGCTCTCAGACCGCGTCGCCGGCATCGAGACGCAATTGCATGAACTCGTCCAGGCGCACCACCCAGCATTGCTGGATGTCTACGGCGTCGGGACCCTGGTCGCCGCGCAACTCGTCGTGACCGCGGGCGGCAACCCAGAGCGGATCCGCAACGAAGCGTCGTTCGCCGCGCTCTGCGGCGCCGCGCCAATCCCGGCGTCCTCCGGGCGCACCACCCGCCACCGGCTCAACCGTGGCGGCGACAGACAGGGTAACGCCGCCCTCCACCGCATCGCACTCGTCCGAATGCGCCACGACCCCAAAACCCGCGCCTACGTCGAGCGCCGCACACAGGATGGCAAGAGCAAGAAGGAAATCATCCGCTGCCTCAAAAGGGCCATCGTCCGAGAGATCTACCGCATCCTTACCAGCCCAGCAGTAAGGACGGTCCAAGCCGACCTCCGCGCCATTCGCACGAAAAAGAACATCACCCTCAGTCAAGTGGCCGTAGCCTTAAGCACGTGGCCCGCCCGGATCTCCGATATCGAGCGCAAAGCCCGGCCGCTGCCCGAACTCGCCGATCGCTACAGAAACTGGCTCGCCACCGCTTGA